TGATATTCTGCCAAAGACTGCCAAGACTAGTTCCTTGGAAAATCGACTCCGAGTGGCGCGTCAGGAGTTCTTCGCGTGTGCGACCGCAGCCACCCAAGCCGCGGGTGTTTTTCTCGGCCATCATGCCGACGATCTCGCGGAGACATTTCTCTGGAATCTCCTGCGCGGCAGCGGTTCCGCAGGTCTCGCTGGCATTCAGCGCGAGAAGGTAATCGAAACTGAATCGGGTTCCATTCGACTCTTGCGGCCCATGCTCGACATCTGGCGCAGCGAGATCGATGCCTATGTTTTAGAGCACCAGCTCACCTATGTGGAAGACGAGTCCAATCGCTCGCGGCAGTTCACACGCAACCGCCTGCGGCACGACATTCTGCCCTGGCTGGAAAAGAAACTGGGCCGCAACGTTCGGCAAAATCTCCACCGCACCGCCGTCATTCTGAGCGAAGAAAGCCTTTGCCTGGAAAAACTGGTCACCGTGGAAGATTGGGACGCACCACTTTCTGTTTCCGAGTTGCTAACACAACCCGTCGCATTGCAACGCCGCACAATTCTCCGTTGGCTGCAACATCATCAGATCGCCGACGCTGGTTTCAATGAAGTGGAACTCATCCGCTCAATGTTGGATGTCGAGTTAGGCCCGGCTCGGGTCAATCTTTCGCAGGATCGGCAGGCACGGCGGCGTGTGGGAAAAATCTCCCTCGCCTCACAGCGAAGCTAGCCAGAAACATCCGGGAGTCACATGCCACGCGAATTATTTGTATGAAAACGTTCCTCCAAAAGACACGTGCAAGATGGCAATCGGAATCGGGCGGCGGAGGCTCCTATGCCTTGCTCTGGTTGTTAGGCGTGCCCATTCCTGTGCTCGCCATTATCTTCCTCTTCAAGGGGTGCAGTTAACGTTTATTCCGCTTCTTCAGCTCCCTCGCAAACTGGGCTGCTGTGTCGTCGAGCAGCGTCTGCAACTCATCCACAGTGATGAATCCGCCTTCGAATGAGATTGCTGTTTGCTGGATCGCGCGGTCGCTGGTGGCGATGGTCATTTGATAACGGGAGCCGTATTTGGCGACCAGCCGCTCAATGATCGAGTCGGCGGTTTGATTGGCGCGTGAGTAGAAAATCTGGATGCCGCCGGGGTCGTTTTCCTGGCTGACTTCGGAGCCTTGCCCGTCGAAAACGAGGACCACATTCACAGACGAGGTGTCCTGGTAATCCCTCAGCAGCCGGACGAGTTCCTCACGGGCCACGGCGGTGTTGCGGTCATGTTTGGCGCGCAAATAGGGCCAGCCAAAGATCACGGAATGGCCATCGACGATCAGATAGCGTTCCGCCATGGGAATGGAACTCAGCCGTTTCCGACCAGCTCTTCGCGTCCGACGCCACGTAGTTCGTAGAGACGGATGATGGCTTCTTCGATCAGGTTATTCGGGCAGGAGGCGCCGGCGGTGATGCCGACTTTGAGCGGACCCTGCGGCAGCCAGTCGCGGGTGGTGATTTCCTCGTGGGCATGCAAGTCGTAATGCACGATTTCCTGGGCCGAGGTGAGCCGGGTCGAGTTGCGAATGAAATAAGTCGGAAGCTTTTCCTGGCCGATTTCTGCGAGATGCGACGTGTTGGAGCTGTTGTAGCCGCCGACGACCAGGAGGAGATCGAGCGGTTCTTCCAAGAGATGATTCAGCGCGTCCTGCCGCTCCTGAGTGGCCCCGCAAATTGTGTCGAAGAAGCGGAAATTAGGATTCTCCAGTCGAGTTCCATCGCGATCAGCGACGGCTTGTTTTACGCGGCGTTGCACTTCCTCGGTCTCGCCACGAAGCATGGTCGTCTGGTTGGCGACACCGACGGATTTCAGATGCAAGTCGGGGTCAAATCCAGGCGAATAGGCGCCTTTGAATTTCTCCAGAAAAGCCTGCCGCAGCTCTGGATTGCCGCCGTGCCGGATGTAATTGCAGACGTAATCCGTCTCCTCCAGCGTGAGCACGACCAGATAATGGCCGGTGCCCGCTTTGCCCATGGCGTGCGAACTAGTGGCGAGCGTTTCCTCGTGGTTGGCCTTGCCGTGAATGATCGACGTGACGGAGTCGTTGGCGTTTTGGCGGACGCGTTTCCAGACACTCATTACATCGCCGCAGGTCGTGTCCACGATCTGGCAGCCTTTGGCTTTGATTTTTTCCACCGTGGAAACCTCCGCGCCGAACGCGGGAACGATCACCACGTCCTCCGGTTTTAGCAAATCGATGTCGGCTTCGCGGTTTTTGCCGATGAGGTTTTTGATCCCAAACGACCGGATCTGTTCATTCACCTCGGGGTTATGAATGATCTCCCCGAGGATGAATAAATCCCTGTCTGCGAAAACTTTGCGCGCCGCGTAAGCTAGATCGATGGCTCGCTCGACGCCGTAGCAAAAGCCAAATTGCTTCGCCAGCATCACCGTCGTGTCGCCGACGGAAATCGTGCCGCCACTGGCCCGCAACCGGTCCACGATCTCACTGCGATAATGCGTCTCGACCTGCGCCTGCACCGCCGCCATGACATCGGGCGTGCGCAGGTTCACCCTGGCTGGCTGGCTGGGCGCGGAGGCGGACATTATTGATTGATCAAGAGCGGCCCGGCCGGATCCTTAAACCAGGCGGAGGACAGCATGTAGGAGCGGGGTGGATCGGGGTCCTTGCTCTGGTCGAGCTTGGTGACCTGCTTGCCGTATTTCTGATCTTCTGGCAGCGAATGGGCGATGGTCACCGGCGTGCCGACTTTAACGAGAGCGTAGAGTCGAGCGGCGGCTTCGCGATGCAAGCGAACGCAGCCGTGGGTGCGGGGATAGGGATGAACGAAGCCCTCGTGGAAGCCGTAAGCCGGCTTAAACTCGCACCAGTAAGCCATGGGATAACCCGCGTCCGGCTGGCTCTGGCGGCGTTTGTTTTTCACTTTGTCGGTGATGTGAAAGCTGCCCGTCGGAGTCGGATCGCTGGGCTTGCCGACGCAACCTTGCACGGCCATGAGGAGGCGGTCGCCTTCCTTCACATAGAGGTTTTGCGTGGCGAGCGACAATTTCACGACGACCTTGTCTGGGTCATGCGGCTTGTAGGCGGTGACAGTGTATTTGCCGTGCGGTGCCATCGTGGTGCAGGCGGGCAAAAGCAGCAACGCAACGAGTGCGGTGAGAGTGAAGATGAGGTGTTTTTTCATGAGACGAGTTGCAGTTATATGGACTGGCTTGACCGGATTTTCCAGTGCGAACAATTAGTTCATCAACGCCAGAATCTCCGACAAATTGGCGCGCACCTGGCGAATGGGCGGGCATTGTTTCAGCGCCGTGTCGGGATCTTTCAAGCCGTGACCCGTCACCACGCAGACAATCTTGCTGCCGGGCGCAATCTGTGGACGCGGGCAGATGGAACACCGGTCCGCGCCTGTGCATTTCATCAGACCGGCGATGGACGCCGCGCTGGCGGGTTCGACGAAAATGCCCTCATTGGCTGCAAGCCATTTTTGCGCGGCTAAAATTTCCTCATCGCTGACGATGTCGATGCTGCCTTGGGAATCCCGGATCGCCGTGTTCGCGCCAGTCCAGCTCGCGGGGTTGCCGATCCGGATCGCCGTCGCGCAGGTTTCCGGCTGCTCGACCACGCAATTGTGGTAGATCGGAGCCGAGCCCGCTGCCTGAAAACCACTCATTCTCGGTAGTTTCGTCGCTTTCCCATTCGCATGGAACTCCCGGTAACCCATCCAGTAAGCCGTGATGTTTCCCGCGTTTCCCACAGGGAGAATATGCCAGTCCGGGGCGTCGCCGAGTTCCTCGATAATCTCAAATGCGCCCGTCTTTTGACCTTCGAGGCGATACGGATTGATCGAGTTTACAATCGCCACCGCACCCGTCTCGCCCACTTCACGAACGAGCCGCAGCGCATCGTCGAAATTGCCCTCAATGGCGATCACTTCCGCGCCATACATAAAGGCCTGGACCAGTTTTCCCATCGCGATCTTGCCCGCTGGAAGGAGGACGAAGCACTTCAAGTCCGCTCGCGCCGCATAGGCCGCTGCCGCCGCCGAAGTGTTGCCCGTGGAGGCGCAAATCACCGCCTGCGCGCCCGCTTCCGCTGCCTTGGAGATCGCCATCGTCATTCCGCGATCCTTGAACGACCCCGTGGGATTCAGGCCCTCGTATTTGATATAAACTTCGCTCTCCAGACGCTCGCTCAGCTTCGGCGAATAGATCAGCGGCGTGGACCCTTCATTCAAGGAAACGATCGGAGTCGCATCCGACACTGGAAGATATTGGCGATACCGGGAAATCACCCCCCGGTCGTGGAGAATAGGCTGCATAAAAAGAGGGCTGAGTTAGGTAAAAGTCTCCACATGCAGTAACGCCGCCGGGGCCTTCACGCAATCCAGAGCCTCCACTTCGGCCAGCGCGCGGCGCATTTTACCCCCTGTTGCGAGGTGAATCATCAGCACCAGCGGGATCGTGTCGCCCTCGTGCGTCTCAGGTTGAATGACCGACGAAATCCCGATCTCGTGCGCGCCGAAGATACTCGCGACCTGACCCAGCACGCCTGGTCGATCCTCCACTTGCAGCCGTAGGTAAAACGACGTCACCACCTCCTCGATGGGCAGCAATTTCCCGTAAATGGTGTGCGCTGTGAACCCAAAGAAATTCCGCGGAGCCTGCAACGCCAGCGCCGCCTCGGCCAGGTCCGAAATCACCGAACTCGTCGTCGGGTCCTGACCCGCCCCGCGTCCGTAAAACAGCGTATCGCCGACCAGATCACCGCGCACGGCGATGGCGTTGAATACTCCATTTACCGACGCCAGCACATGGCCCTTCGGGATCAAAGTCGGATGCACCCGCACGTCCACCCGTTCGCCGATGCCCGCCTTGATGACGCCCAGCAGCTTGATCGTGTAGCCGAGTTCCCGCGCGAAAACGATGTCCGCCGCCGTGATTTTCTCCACGCCCTCGACAAAGATCTGACTCGAATCCACCCAAAATCCATACGCCAGCGACGCCAGAATGATCGCCTTGTGCGCCGCATCCCAGCCATTCACATCGAGCGCCGGATCGGCCTCCGCGTAACCCAGCGCCTGCGCCTCGGCCAGCGCCGTGGGAAAATCGAGCCCCGCCTCCGACATGCGA
This genomic stretch from Chthoniobacterales bacterium harbors:
- the tilS gene encoding tRNA lysidine(34) synthetase TilS, with translation MKSISERFTLATKDLQRDATYLAGVSGGRDSVVLVHLLRVAGFQNIVLCHLNHGVRKAAEADSKFVERLGVVANMRVIIDILPKTAKTSSLENRLRVARQEFFACATAATQAAGVFLGHHADDLAETFLWNLLRGSGSAGLAGIQREKVIETESGSIRLLRPMLDIWRSEIDAYVLEHQLTYVEDESNRSRQFTRNRLRHDILPWLEKKLGRNVRQNLHRTAVILSEESLCLEKLVTVEDWDAPLSVSELLTQPVALQRRTILRWLQHHQIADAGFNEVELIRSMLDVELGPARVNLSQDRQARRRVGKISLASQRS
- a CDS encoding NYN domain-containing protein — encoded protein: MAERYLIVDGHSVIFGWPYLRAKHDRNTAVAREELVRLLRDYQDTSSVNVVLVFDGQGSEVSQENDPGGIQIFYSRANQTADSIIERLVAKYGSRYQMTIATSDRAIQQTAISFEGGFITVDELQTLLDDTAAQFARELKKRNKR
- a CDS encoding 4-hydroxy-3-methylbut-2-enyl diphosphate reductase is translated as MSASAPSQPARVNLRTPDVMAAVQAQVETHYRSEIVDRLRASGGTISVGDTTVMLAKQFGFCYGVERAIDLAYAARKVFADRDLFILGEIIHNPEVNEQIRSFGIKNLIGKNREADIDLLKPEDVVIVPAFGAEVSTVEKIKAKGCQIVDTTCGDVMSVWKRVRQNANDSVTSIIHGKANHEETLATSSHAMGKAGTGHYLVVLTLEETDYVCNYIRHGGNPELRQAFLEKFKGAYSPGFDPDLHLKSVGVANQTTMLRGETEEVQRRVKQAVADRDGTRLENPNFRFFDTICGATQERQDALNHLLEEPLDLLLVVGGYNSSNTSHLAEIGQEKLPTYFIRNSTRLTSAQEIVHYDLHAHEEITTRDWLPQGPLKVGITAGASCPNNLIEEAIIRLYELRGVGREELVGNG
- a CDS encoding L,D-transpeptidase, with amino-acid sequence MKKHLIFTLTALVALLLLPACTTMAPHGKYTVTAYKPHDPDKVVVKLSLATQNLYVKEGDRLLMAVQGCVGKPSDPTPTGSFHITDKVKNKRRQSQPDAGYPMAYWCEFKPAYGFHEGFVHPYPRTHGCVRLHREAAARLYALVKVGTPVTIAHSLPEDQKYGKQVTKLDQSKDPDPPRSYMLSSAWFKDPAGPLLINQ
- the thrC gene encoding threonine synthase, which translates into the protein MQPILHDRGVISRYRQYLPVSDATPIVSLNEGSTPLIYSPKLSERLESEVYIKYEGLNPTGSFKDRGMTMAISKAAEAGAQAVICASTGNTSAAAAAYAARADLKCFVLLPAGKIAMGKLVQAFMYGAEVIAIEGNFDDALRLVREVGETGAVAIVNSINPYRLEGQKTGAFEIIEELGDAPDWHILPVGNAGNITAYWMGYREFHANGKATKLPRMSGFQAAGSAPIYHNCVVEQPETCATAIRIGNPASWTGANTAIRDSQGSIDIVSDEEILAAQKWLAANEGIFVEPASAASIAGLMKCTGADRCSICPRPQIAPGSKIVCVVTGHGLKDPDTALKQCPPIRQVRANLSEILALMN
- a CDS encoding homoserine dehydrogenase, which gives rise to MKKLGIGLAGLGNVGAGVYKHLAQNRTLLRERLGVDFEVRKVAARDWSKARGISVPVELQTTDPLAVIADPEVEVVVELMGGIETALEFVLAAISAGKIVVTGNKALLAEHGEEIFAAAAARKVPIFYEAAVAGGIPIIKAVREAFVGNHILSMHGIINGTSNYILTRMSEAGLDFPTALAEAQALGYAEADPALDVNGWDAAHKAIILASLAYGFWVDSSQIFVEGVEKITAADIVFARELGYTIKLLGVIKAGIGERVDVRVHPTLIPKGHVLASVNGVFNAIAVRGDLVGDTLFYGRGAGQDPTTSSVISDLAEAALALQAPRNFFGFTAHTIYGKLLPIEEVVTSFYLRLQVEDRPGVLGQVASIFGAHEIGISSVIQPETHEGDTIPLVLMIHLATGGKMRRALAEVEALDCVKAPAALLHVETFT